The genomic interval ACAGTGGCGGGAGCCCCTCGATCTGCCCCGGGGGGGTCTCGGTGCGGGGGAccgggcgggagcggccccgcaCTGACCTCGCTGTCTTCGGCCCCGCCCTCGCTGTCGCCGCTGTCGCTGCTGTCGCTGCTGGGGGGGTCGCGGGCCCCGAAGCGGCGCAGGAGGGGCGGCAGGCGGGGgtcggggcggcggcgggcgctgtAGAGGGGGGTGAACCCCGAGAAGGTGCGGGGGTCCGGCCGTGCCCCCCCCCGCAGCAGACACTCGGCCACCTCGGGGCTCTGTGCCTCCACGGCCAAGTGCAGGGGGCTGCGGCCGCAGCTCGGCTCCTGGGGGGGCACGGCGGGGTCAGGCTCCCTCCTGGAGCCCCGTTTTGGGTtcgttttgggggtttttggtggggggggGCACCCACCGGCCGGTCGGGGTCGGCGCCGGCgcggagcaggagctgcaccagCTCCAGGTCCCGGCGCAGCACGGCCACGTGCAGGGGGGTGTAACCTGTGGGGGGGACATTCGGGGGGTCCAAAGCCCTGCCTGAGCACCTggaaccccccccaaaacccaaaccgtACCCCCCCTCCAAACAGCGCGacccccccccctccaaaaaaccACATTCCTCCCAAAATGTTTAAATCCCAAACCCGTGTGAGGCCCCTGACCCATGTCCCCACCCCCAAAAACATgcggaaaaccccaaaaaactgtgacccccccacccctccccaaaaccacgACGAGCCCGAAGCCACAGGATCCCCCCAACCCAcgaccccctccccaaaaccgCGTCCCCCCCACCGTCGTAGTTGACGCTGTCCAGCTGCGCCCgccgctcctcctcctccttccgggggtcccggggggggtcccaggggtccgggggtgtccccagaAGGGCGCGGGCGCAGGCGGGGTGACCCTCGCGACAGGCCAGGTGCAGGGGGGTGTGACCGCCCCGCTCCCGCACGGCCacggccgcgcccgccgcccgcagccgccgcACGGCGCcggccagccccagcaccacgGCGATGTGCAGGGCGGTCTGCGGGGAAAACGGGGTTACATCACCCCAAACAGcgccccaaaacccagccccagcaccacgGCGATGTGCAGGGCGATCTGCGGGGAAAACGGGGTTACATCACCCCAAACAGcgccccaaaacccagccccagcaccacgGCGATGTGCAGGGCGGTCTGCGGGGAAAACGGGGTTACATCACCCCAAAACAGcgccccaaaacccagccccagcaccacgGCGATGTACAGGGCGGTCTGCAGGGGCAAAACGGGGttaaatcaccccaaaacagcgccccaaaacccagccatcaccccaaaatccagccccagcaccacgGCGATGTGCAGGGCAGTCTGTGGGAAAAAAGGGGGttaaatcaccccaaaacagcGCCCTAGAACATTGCCATCACCCCGAaacaccaccccaaaacctccaccccaaaacctccgcCCCAAAACACCACCTCAAAAATCACCATCACCCCAAAACatcaccccaaatttcccccatagcccccccaaatttccccgtCCCACCTGGCCCAGGTCGTTCTGCAGGTCCAGGTAGGGCGACTGCTCCGTGTGCTGCAGGATGGACTCCAGGAACTCCAGGTGCTCGTGGATCACGGCCAggtgcagggccctgggggGGGGCacgggctgggcaggggggtcccggcacccccagacccaaatGGGGCAACTACAGACCCAAATGGGGCACCCAAAACAGGACTGACACCCCAGACCCAAATGGGGTACccaaagaaatggaagaaattattgagggtcctggggggggtTAATGAAGGTCCTGGGGGGCTATGGAGGGTCCGGGGCCGTTACCGGGGGATTTAttgagggtcctggggggttaATGAGGGTCCTGGGAGGTTATTGAGGATCCTGGGGGGGCTATTGAGGCTCCGGGGCCGTTACCGAGGGACCCCCGCctgaggggctgcggggggaTCGCACCGGAACCCCGGGCAGGACCGCGACCCTCCAAGCCCCGGGTGTGTGTGGGGGTCCCGC from Molothrus aeneus isolate 106 unplaced genomic scaffold, BPBGC_Maene_1.0 scaffold_30, whole genome shotgun sequence carries:
- the NFKBIB gene encoding NF-kappa-B inhibitor beta is translated as MAAAAPAAPAAPGEAKRPEGDEWCDSGLGSLGEGPLGPPLPASPAVESPEPLADPAAWLRHVLSFVTDEGDTALHLAVIHEHLEFLESILQHTEQSPYLDLQNDLGQTALHIAVVLGLAGAVRRLRAAGAAVAVRERGGHTPLHLACREGHPACARALLGTPPDPWDPPRDPRKEEEERRAQLDSVNYDGYTPLHVAVLRRDLELVQLLLRAGADPDRPEPSCGRSPLHLAVEAQSPEVAECLLRGGARPDPRTFSGFTPLYSARRRPDPRLPPLLRRFGARDPPSSDSSDSGDSEGGAEDSEDEYDDIVINSRRCPA